The nucleotide sequence TTTGGTGCAGAGGTAAATATAAGACAGGATGGCTCCCTTGATATAGAGGAAAGTGCACTTAGGGAGCTTGATTTTGTCATAGCGTCTATTCACTATGGTTTTTATCTTGATAGGGAGACAAACACAAAGAGGATGATTAAAGCAATAAGAAATCCCTATGTAAGCATAATTGGGCACCCTACAGGAAGAAAGATAGGCGAGAGGGAGAGAATGAACATGAGATACGATTTAATATTTAAGGAAGCCGAAAAAACAGGAACAATTATTGAAGTAAATGCTACCAATGATAGATTGGATATAGATTCAAACATGGCATACAATTTGAGAAACAGGGACATACTATTCTCCATAGGCTCTGATGCACATTTTGCTCCCCAACTTCACTCTCTATCAAATTTTGGGGTGTTTATCTTAAGAAGGGCACTTGTTTCAGAAAATAAAGTTATAAACACCTTTAACCTGAATCACCTATTGGAGGTCTTAAGTAGAAAAAGGAGGAATCTCAACAAGGACAACAACTAAGGCAGAAGCTCCTTTTTTCTCTCCAATTACACCCATTCCCTCCATAGTCTTTCCTTTTATTGATATTAAATTTTTATCAATTCCCATTATCTTTGATAAACTTTCCCTAATCTTTTCTTTAAAATTAAGTATCTTTGGCTTCTCCATTATAACGATGGCATCAATGTTTATTATCCTGATTCCTTTTTTCTTTAACATATCTATTGTGGTTTTTAGTATCTCTACACTACTTTTATTCTTCCATGAGGAGTTAAACAACTCCCCTATGTCTCCCTCTCCTGTTGCACCAAGAAGTGCATCTACAATGGCATGAATCAATATATCACCATCTGTTTCACTTATAAGACCATACTCGTATGGAATCTCTACACCTCCAAGTATAAGAGGCACACCTTTTTTAAAGATATGGAAATCAAATCCTATACCAATCCTTATACTCATCTACAATCCTTTCCACAAATAGTATATCCTCTCTATATGTTACCTTTATATTTTCTGTATTACCCTTTACTGTTTTTACATAAAGTCCATTTTTTTCAAAAGCCATGGCATCATCATACATGTCCTCATCAAACTCCTCTATCTTTTCTAATATAAGGGGAAAGGGGAAACCTTCAGGGGTTTGAACAGAACAGAGTTTTTTTCTATCTGGAGTCTCTATAACTCTTCCATCCTCTACAAACTTTACAGTTTCTCTCAGAGGAATGCATGGTATGCATGCAGTATCCTTCTCTATTCCAGATATTACTCTTTTTATTGTATCAGTGGAAACAAGAGGCCTTACAGCATCATGAATTAGAACTTTATTTACAGGATATTTCTTTAATGCTTTAAGTCCATTGAGAACAGAGTCTCTCCTTCTTTCTCCTCCTTCCACAACCTCTATTTTTTTCTCAAACTTCTTCACAAGATCTATTACTTTCCTTGCATTTTCTATATCTTCCTTTTTTACAACAATTACTATATGAGAAATTTCATTAAGTTTCACAAAGGGAATAAGGGTATAAAAGAGGAGAGGTTTTCCTGATACAGGAAAGAAGACCTTATTACCTTTAAATCTTTCTCCTCTACCTCCTCCTACTACTACTGCCCCTATCATTTACAATATCACCAAAAATCATTGTTCCAGTGGGTCCCTGAAGGAGGGATGTAACCTCTACATCAACTACCTCTCCTATGTGATACTTTCCATCTTCAACTACAACCATTGTTCCATCATCAAGATAACCTACACCCTGTGCTCTTTCTTTGCCTTCCTTCACGATCCTTACCTGTAGTCTCTCTCCCGGAAGAACCACTTTTCTTAGAGCATGGGCTAACTCATTTATGTTCAATACTTTAATACCCCTTGTTCTTGCTACCTGAGAGAGGTTAAAATCTGTTGTTATAACTTTAGCTTTCATCTTTTTTGCAAGATTTATAAGTTTTGTATCAATGGGAATTCTTTCACCCTTTGCATCAAATATCTTTATCTTTTCAGGATACTCCTCTTTCAATCTCTGAAGAATATCAAGCCCCCTTCTTCCTCTAACTCTTTTAGAAGAATCCTCTGAATCAGCAACCATCTGAAGTTCTTCAAGAATAAATGTGGGAATAAGGATTGTTCCATCAATAAAACCTGAGTCTATAAGTTCAAGGATTCTTCCATCAATTATTGCAGATGTATCAAGTAGATACTTGGGATAAAGCTTCTTCTCCTTTGGTGTTCTCTCCCCAAACCTCTTTGGTTGTATTTTCATAGCTTCAAGTATCTCTTTTCTCCTCTTTATTAGTGTTCCCACTGTAACACCAAAGACAAATATGGCAATAAGAATTCCAATGTATGGACCAACTATTGGAATCTTTGATATCAGCGCATAGAATAGATAGGAGATTAAAAGGGAGATGAGGACAGAGAATATACCAAGTAAGAGTTCGGCAAGGGAGAGTGAGGAGAGAAACTTGTCTATTATGTTTACCAAAAGGTTTATCAATTTGTAGACGGGTGGAAACAGTAAATAAAAGATAAAGAAAAAGAAGAGGAAGAATATAAGATAGAGAAAGAGTGGCCCTATGTGGTATAGTTTTTCTGAAAAGAAACTATAATTGTAATAGAGTATTAGAACTCCTATGCCTCCACCAACAAATGAAAAAAAATAACGTAAAAAAGTCCAAAGTTTTTTCATTTTTAGGCTCCTTTAAAAATTACTTAAGTTTTCCTATTAAATTATACACTGTTTTTACAAATATGTTTCGTCCCCCATCACCGTTTTCAACCTCTTTTTGCATGGATGAAGGGAGGATAAAATTTTTGTAGCCAAGCTTTAATGCCTCTTTATACCTTTTCTTCATAAGACTCACATTCCTTATCTCTCCCCCCAATCCCACCTCACCAAAGGCTACAAAATTTGATGTGGGTATATCCTTTAGAGATGAATATATGGATACTATAACAGGAAGGTCAGAAGCAGGTTCAACTATCCTTACTCCTCCAGTAACATTCACATATATATCATACTTATAGAGGGGAAGTTTAAGATACTTCTCCATAATTGCAATAAGTATGGATAGTTTTGTGTAATCAATACCCACAGATACTCTTCTTGGTTGTGGGAGATATGAACTCACCACAAGTGCCTGTACTTCAACAAGAAGTGGTTTCATTCCACTTTCAATGGTTGGAAGTATTACACTTCCCGGTATCTCTCTTTCTCTCTCTGTTAAAAAGTATTGGGATGGATTTTTAATCTCCTTTAAACCCTCCTCCTCCATGGAAAAGAGTACAAGTTCCTGAGTTGAGCCAAATCTGTTCTTCTTTGATCTTAAGATTCTATACATCTGGTATCTTTCTCCCTCAAGGTATAGTACAGTGTCAACAAGATGTTCAAGGATTTTAGGTCCAGCAATATCTCCAACCTTTGTTACATGTCCCACAATTATTATTGGAATTCCGTATGTTTTAGCTACATGCATAAGTTTGTCTGTGGCATTCCTTACCTGTGTTGGACTCCCAGATAGAGAAGATAAACCCTCTTCTCTCATAGTTTGAATTGAATCTACTATGGTTAAGGCAGGTTTTAATTCCCTTATGGCATTAACCACAGACTCTATGTCAGTTTCGTAGAGAAAGTATAGATTCTTTGGTGAAGATTCAGTTATCCTTGTAAGTCTTGATGAAATTTGAAGTGGAGATTCTTCACCAGATATATAAAGCACCTTTCCTTTTTCTTTCGCTATATTTAATGCAATTTGAAGAAGGAGAGTTGATTTCCCTATTCCTGGTTCTCCAGATAGAAGGATTATTGAACCCCTTACTATTCCCCCTCCAAGAAGTTCATCAAAACCAGCAAAACCTGTCTTTATTCTCTCTTCCTTTTGAGTTTCTATAACAACAGGGTTTTTCTTTTTTAGTGGTTCTTCATTCTCCACTTCTTCAAAGGAGTTCCATGAACCACAATTTGGACATTTCCCCAGTTTCATTATTGTTTCGTACCCGCAGACTTTACATCTATACTTAGTCTCTTTCTTCATATGATACCTTTTAAGTGTTCTTTAAGGAGTCTTGCCCTCAATGTATCCAATGTTTCTCCAGTTATATCCCCAAACTCTATTTTCTCATACTCCGGATTTATCCTTATAAACAGTTCATCAACCTTCTCAAGTGGTATATTTAATACATTCATTGCTGCACCAAGTCTAATCCATGATAGAAACTCAAGAGCTTCACTGAAGGTTATTCTTAATGAGTATTTTATTATACCTTTTACTCTCTCAATCTCATTTAAAATATCCACACTGGATTCTTGAAAAGCTTCTCCCCTTTCTTTCCTCTCCATATTTCCTATCTCTCTACCAATACTTTCAATGGTTTTTACTATATTTTCCTCGCTTCTTCCAAGAGTATTAATATTGGATATCTCAAATATGCTGTCAAATACAGGCTTAACATCTAATGAAAACTTTGGTGCACTTTTTGTTATATTATCTATCTTCCCCCTTAATTTTAAGACGGGAAGGTGCATAAAGACAAAGGCTTTTAATCCTGTTCCAACATTCTTTAAAGATGCAGTAAGATAACCTATATCTTTCATATAGGCTATGTCAAGAAAGTTCTCAAGCTCATCGCATATTCTCATACCTCTATCCAGTATTTTATTTAGAGAGAGGCCACCCTGCATCAATTTTATTGTTATGTGATCCTCTCCATTAATTGTGATGATTAAGTCACCCTCTTTTGAAATTAACAGGTATTTTGAATATGGATTATTTATAAAATCTTTTGATATTATTTGCATTTCAGTAAGAACCCTTCTTTCAATATCGCTTATCTCAATTAGATTTACTCCAAAGAGATCCAAGTCTCTTAGAAACTCTGATTTTAGGAAGGCATCCCTTATCAACTGAATAACCTTTTCTTTCTCCTCCTTTGAAGCCCTTTTTGGAAATGGAATTTTTTCAATATTTCTTGAAATTTTAATCCCACTTGCCAGTGTTGTGTCTCTTTCCTCTTCTCCCTCCCTTATCCAGAGAGGGAGTTTATCTATTAGATTTTTTAGCATTATCCATAAGTTCTTTAATCTTGTCTCTTATTTTTGCAGCATCTTCGTATCTCTCCTCCTCCACTGCAACCTCAAGCTCTCTCTTTAACCTTTTAATTTCCTTTTCAATAGGAGATAACGCTACATACTTCTCTCCCTTTTTCTTTCCAACATGCTTTATGCTTCCATGTATATTCAGTAGGTATGGCTTTATCTCTTCCTTGAAAGTCCTATAACATTCAGAGCATCCAAGAAAGCCACTCTCTTTAAATTCCTCAAGGGTCAAACCACATACCGGGCATCTCTCCTTTTTCTCAACAGAGCCTGTTTTAACAACACCTCCCTGAACCAATCCTCCCTGAACCATCACTTCAAAGAGTTTCTTTACCATATTTTCATCCACAGGTATGTCCATCTCCCTAAGCATTCCAACTACACCAAGCTCCCTTGCACACTCTTCACATATATGGAGTTCTTTCTTTACTCCCCCAATATACTCAGTTATGTGAATTACAGCTTCCCTTTTTTTACAAACCTGACAAAGCATATTATAACCTCCAGATAAATTCTATCACAGATTCCTTTTAATTCTTTCTTTCACAGTTTCCCTTCCGAGGAGTTCTATTAATGTAAACAAAGGAGGTGAGGCAAATCTTCCGGTGAGAATATAGCGTAGAGGTTGAGCAACGACTTTTAATTTTATTCCCATCTCATCAAGTATCTCTCTTATCTTCTTCTCTATGCTATTTGCTTCAAATGGTTCAATTTTATCAATTGAACTTAAGAATCTCTTGAGGAACAATAAAACTCTTTCATCTTCAGTTATCTCTTTTATTTTACCCTCTTCATAGATTGGTTCATTTATAAAATAGTCTACAAGATAAGGTATATCACTTAACACCTTTATGTTTCCCTGTATCTCCTTTAAAATTCTCTTTACAAACTCCACCCCTTTTTCCATAAATCTCTCTGGAATAAACTCCTTCCCTCTATTTAATAATTCTTCTACTGAGAGGTGTCTTATGTAATAGCCATTGATCCACCTTAATTTTTCATAGTCAAAGACACTTGGTGTTCTTGATACCTTATCAATGGAAAACTCGTCAATCATTTCTGGAAGGGAGAATATTTCCTTGTTCCCCTTCAGTGAGAAACCAAGTAGAAATATGTAGTTTATAATAGCTTCTGGCAGGAAGCCCTCCTTTTTAAACTCCTCAACAGATACAGAGCCATGCCTTTTTGATAGTTTTTCTCTGTCCTTTCCAAGTATTAAAGGTAGATGACCAAACTCGGGTGGCTTAATACCTAACGCTTCGTATATCAGAATCTGCTTATGTGTGTTTGAGAGGTGATCCTCACCTCTTATCACATGTGTTATGCCCATTTCAAAATCATCAACAACACATGAGAAATTATAGACAGGTATTCCATCAGATCTCACTATTATGAAATCGTCAAGAACAGAGTTTATAAAATGCATATCTCCTTTTATCAAA is from Caldisericia bacterium and encodes:
- the ispF gene encoding 2-C-methyl-D-erythritol 2,4-cyclodiphosphate synthase, with the protein product MSIRIGIGFDFHIFKKGVPLILGGVEIPYEYGLISETDGDILIHAIVDALLGATGEGDIGELFNSSWKNKSSVEILKTTIDMLKKKGIRIINIDAIVIMEKPKILNFKEKIRESLSKIMGIDKNLISIKGKTMEGMGVIGEKKGASALVVVLVEIPPFST
- a CDS encoding 2-C-methyl-D-erythritol 4-phosphate cytidylyltransferase, which produces MIGAVVVGGGRGERFKGNKVFFPVSGKPLLFYTLIPFVKLNEISHIVIVVKKEDIENARKVIDLVKKFEKKIEVVEGGERRRDSVLNGLKALKKYPVNKVLIHDAVRPLVSTDTIKRVISGIEKDTACIPCIPLRETVKFVEDGRVIETPDRKKLCSVQTPEGFPFPLILEKIEEFDEDMYDDAMAFEKNGLYVKTVKGNTENIKVTYREDILFVERIVDEYKDWYRI
- a CDS encoding TRAM domain-containing protein, producing MKKLWTFLRYFFSFVGGGIGVLILYYNYSFFSEKLYHIGPLFLYLIFFLFFFFIFYLLFPPVYKLINLLVNIIDKFLSSLSLAELLLGIFSVLISLLISYLFYALISKIPIVGPYIGILIAIFVFGVTVGTLIKRRKEILEAMKIQPKRFGERTPKEKKLYPKYLLDTSAIIDGRILELIDSGFIDGTILIPTFILEELQMVADSEDSSKRVRGRRGLDILQRLKEEYPEKIKIFDAKGERIPIDTKLINLAKKMKAKVITTDFNLSQVARTRGIKVLNINELAHALRKVVLPGERLQVRIVKEGKERAQGVGYLDDGTMVVVEDGKYHIGEVVDVEVTSLLQGPTGTMIFGDIVNDRGSSSRRR
- the radA gene encoding DNA repair protein RadA, whose amino-acid sequence is MKKETKYRCKVCGYETIMKLGKCPNCGSWNSFEEVENEEPLKKKNPVVIETQKEERIKTGFAGFDELLGGGIVRGSIILLSGEPGIGKSTLLLQIALNIAKEKGKVLYISGEESPLQISSRLTRITESSPKNLYFLYETDIESVVNAIRELKPALTIVDSIQTMREEGLSSLSGSPTQVRNATDKLMHVAKTYGIPIIIVGHVTKVGDIAGPKILEHLVDTVLYLEGERYQMYRILRSKKNRFGSTQELVLFSMEEEGLKEIKNPSQYFLTEREREIPGSVILPTIESGMKPLLVEVQALVVSSYLPQPRRVSVGIDYTKLSILIAIMEKYLKLPLYKYDIYVNVTGGVRIVEPASDLPVIVSIYSSLKDIPTSNFVAFGEVGLGGEIRNVSLMKKRYKEALKLGYKNFILPSSMQKEVENGDGGRNIFVKTVYNLIGKLK
- a CDS encoding UvrB/UvrC motif-containing protein, with the protein product MLCQVCKKREAVIHITEYIGGVKKELHICEECARELGVVGMLREMDIPVDENMVKKLFEVMVQGGLVQGGVVKTGSVEKKERCPVCGLTLEEFKESGFLGCSECYRTFKEEIKPYLLNIHGSIKHVGKKKGEKYVALSPIEKEIKRLKRELEVAVEEERYEDAAKIRDKIKELMDNAKKSNR
- a CDS encoding glutamate--tRNA ligase; the protein is MEKVRVRFAPSPTGLLHIGGVRTAFINFLFARKNKGKFILRIEDTDVKRSTKEAVDAILDGLRWLGIEWDEGPFFQSERMDIYNRYLKKLIEKDMVYPCFCTKEEIEREREEAKKKGIPYKYSGKCRNLSKEEREERIRRGDKYVWRFKVPEGDVRFKDLIKGDMHFINSVLDDFIIVRSDGIPVYNFSCVVDDFEMGITHVIRGEDHLSNTHKQILIYEALGIKPPEFGHLPLILGKDREKLSKRHGSVSVEEFKKEGFLPEAIINYIFLLGFSLKGNKEIFSLPEMIDEFSIDKVSRTPSVFDYEKLRWINGYYIRHLSVEELLNRGKEFIPERFMEKGVEFVKRILKEIQGNIKVLSDIPYLVDYFINEPIYEEGKIKEITEDERVLLFLKRFLSSIDKIEPFEANSIEKKIREILDEMGIKLKVVAQPLRYILTGRFASPPLFTLIELLGRETVKERIKRNL